A section of the Chryseobacterium ginsenosidimutans genome encodes:
- a CDS encoding glycoside hydrolase family 3 C-terminal domain-containing protein — protein sequence MKKNVSTLIRLSQKAKYSGLFLALLAASPFANAQTKDQNVTVDGKNLNKNGKLDVWEDTRLSVDKRIDAIIKQMTNAEKVNLLIGTGMPGIEVLTGPIGDSKQGLVPGAAGGTDSFERFGIPATIVADGPAGLRIAPTRENDSKTYYATAFPVGTALASTWNKTLLEQVGKAMGNEVKEYGVDVLLAPALNIHRNPLNGRNFEYYSEDPLISGKTAAAIVNGIQSQGVGTSIKHFAANNEETNRLTINAHVSERAMRELYLRNFEIAVKESQPWTVMSSYNKLNGVYTSDSKDLLTQVLRKEWGFKGIVMTDWFGGFPGFESIRDGGISDVVKQMNAGNDLLMPGIPAQKKVLLAALESGKLSQEVANLNVRRILEYVFKTPTFAQYKYSNKPNLIQNAEVTRNAATEGMVLLKNDKNTLPFADKQKEISLFGVTSYAWITGGTGSGSVNNKHTVSLLEGLNAAGYQLDKELVDLYKPFAEKEAAAEKESRKARGILALPGRLAEMKMDDAFYAKKAETSEIAFVTLGRNSGEGGDRVVNDDFNLATEEIEMLDKISKAFHAKGKKVVVILNIGGVIETSSWKDKADAILLAWQPGQEGGHSVADVVSGKINPSGKLTMTFPVKYSDTPSAKNFPGVPADNPKDVTYEEGIYVGYRYFNTFNVKPSYEFGYGKSYTDFAYSNIKTSSKTFNNKLEVSVEVKNTGKVSGKEVVELYLSAPNKSTDKPKSELKAYAKTKDLKPGESQTITLTLSPKDLASFVTAKSAWIAEAGNYKVSVGASSLDIKQTADFSLPKELTVEKVQHVFPADKKFEDLKP from the coding sequence ATGAAGAAGAATGTATCTACATTGATCAGACTTTCTCAGAAAGCAAAATATTCAGGATTATTTCTGGCATTACTGGCAGCATCGCCTTTTGCGAATGCTCAAACTAAAGATCAAAATGTTACGGTTGACGGAAAAAACCTCAACAAAAATGGAAAACTAGATGTTTGGGAAGACACCCGACTTTCAGTTGATAAAAGAATTGATGCCATCATCAAACAAATGACCAATGCAGAAAAAGTAAATCTTCTGATTGGAACCGGAATGCCCGGAATAGAAGTTCTGACAGGGCCTATCGGAGATTCAAAACAAGGCTTGGTTCCCGGAGCTGCCGGTGGAACAGATTCTTTTGAAAGATTCGGAATTCCTGCTACGATTGTTGCCGACGGACCTGCAGGATTGAGAATTGCTCCAACTAGGGAAAATGATTCAAAAACGTATTATGCAACGGCATTTCCGGTGGGGACCGCTTTAGCTTCAACCTGGAACAAGACGTTATTGGAACAGGTGGGAAAAGCAATGGGAAATGAAGTAAAAGAATACGGCGTTGACGTTTTATTGGCTCCGGCTTTGAATATTCACCGAAATCCATTGAACGGAAGAAACTTCGAATATTATTCTGAAGATCCTTTAATTTCAGGAAAAACTGCTGCTGCCATAGTGAACGGAATCCAATCTCAAGGTGTTGGAACTTCCATCAAACATTTCGCAGCGAATAATGAAGAAACGAATCGTTTGACCATCAATGCACACGTTTCCGAAAGGGCAATGAGAGAATTGTATCTGAGAAATTTTGAAATAGCGGTTAAAGAATCTCAGCCCTGGACAGTAATGTCTTCTTACAATAAGCTAAACGGTGTTTATACATCAGATTCTAAAGATTTGTTAACTCAGGTTCTGAGAAAAGAATGGGGTTTCAAAGGAATTGTAATGACAGACTGGTTTGGTGGTTTTCCGGGATTTGAATCGATTAGAGACGGCGGAATTTCCGATGTCGTAAAGCAGATGAATGCCGGAAATGATCTTTTGATGCCGGGAATTCCTGCTCAGAAAAAAGTATTGTTGGCTGCATTAGAATCAGGGAAATTATCTCAGGAAGTTGCGAACCTGAATGTGAGAAGAATTCTTGAATATGTTTTTAAAACGCCCACTTTTGCTCAATATAAATACAGCAACAAGCCAAACCTTATTCAAAATGCAGAAGTGACAAGAAACGCTGCAACGGAAGGAATGGTTTTGCTTAAAAACGATAAAAACACCTTGCCATTTGCAGATAAACAGAAAGAAATTTCATTATTCGGAGTGACATCTTACGCCTGGATTACTGGCGGAACGGGAAGCGGAAGTGTAAACAACAAACACACGGTTTCTCTGCTTGAAGGATTAAATGCCGCAGGTTACCAACTGGACAAAGAATTAGTTGACCTTTACAAACCTTTTGCTGAAAAAGAAGCAGCAGCCGAAAAAGAAAGCAGAAAAGCAAGAGGGATTTTGGCTCTTCCCGGAAGATTGGCTGAAATGAAAATGGATGATGCTTTCTATGCTAAAAAAGCAGAAACTTCAGAAATTGCTTTCGTAACTCTGGGAAGAAATTCAGGTGAAGGCGGTGATAGAGTAGTGAATGATGATTTCAATCTGGCAACAGAAGAAATCGAAATGCTTGATAAAATCTCCAAAGCGTTCCACGCAAAAGGAAAGAAAGTGGTTGTGATCTTAAATATCGGTGGTGTGATTGAAACCTCATCTTGGAAAGATAAAGCAGATGCTATTTTATTAGCTTGGCAGCCGGGACAGGAGGGTGGACATTCCGTTGCTGATGTGGTTTCCGGGAAAATTAATCCTTCAGGAAAACTGACAATGACGTTCCCCGTGAAATATTCTGATACACCGTCTGCAAAGAATTTCCCGGGTGTTCCAGCCGACAATCCGAAAGATGTAACGTATGAAGAAGGTATTTATGTAGGTTATCGTTATTTCAATACTTTCAATGTGAAGCCGTCTTATGAATTCGGTTATGGGAAGTCTTACACAGATTTCGCTTATTCAAATATCAAAACGAGTTCTAAAACATTTAATAACAAATTAGAGGTCAGTGTTGAGGTGAAGAATACCGGAAAAGTTTCAGGAAAAGAAGTGGTAGAATTGTATCTTTCTGCTCCGAATAAATCCACTGACAAACCAAAGTCTGAGTTGAAAGCGTATGCTAAAACAAAAGACCTGAAACCGGGAGAATCTCAAACCATTACTTTGACTTTATCTCCAAAAGATCTGGCATCATTCGTAACAGCAAAATCTGCCTGGATTGCCGAAGCAGGAAATTATAAAGTTTCTGTGGGAGCTTCTTCATTGGATATCAAACAAACTGCAGATTTCTCGCTTCCAAAAGAACTGACTGTTGAAAAAGTGCAGCACGTTTTTCCTGCAGACAAAAAATTTGAAGATCTGAAACCTTAA
- a CDS encoding helix-turn-helix domain-containing protein: MYQITDQLRKIGFNIDLISNIIKRNNFEKKINTMQYFCILLVTQNIDLIISDTRYTIEGGNAVFMGPQKSLEIENAHGKEIYAIAFSSDFYDKSSKDSFFLNSQVFFNSQSEIFVSPYFGNNKYNEFILVERLLKYQIKNESLYISAAHNTIEGLILDAYLHVDDEDHKIDERLEYVSYVNRFRVLLQRDFKSEKKVLHYAQELKISSRKLTEMCEYVYSKSAKQIIIEKVKNECEKAIKFSHFTMSEIAFDLGFSDEGNFSNFVKKHCGKKPSEMRRMLV, encoded by the coding sequence ATGTATCAGATAACAGATCAACTCCGTAAAATTGGTTTCAATATCGATTTAATCAGCAATATCATAAAAAGAAACAATTTTGAAAAAAAAATCAATACGATGCAGTATTTCTGTATTTTATTAGTTACACAAAATATTGATTTGATTATCTCAGATACCCGATACACAATAGAAGGTGGAAATGCAGTCTTTATGGGGCCTCAAAAAAGCCTTGAAATTGAAAATGCACATGGTAAGGAAATCTATGCAATTGCTTTTTCTTCAGACTTTTATGACAAATCTTCGAAGGACAGTTTTTTTTTGAATTCTCAGGTCTTTTTCAATTCACAATCTGAAATTTTTGTCTCACCCTATTTTGGGAACAACAAATACAATGAATTTATTTTGGTTGAAAGACTACTGAAATACCAGATTAAAAATGAAAGTCTTTATATTTCTGCTGCACACAATACTATTGAAGGCCTTATCCTTGATGCCTATTTACATGTTGACGATGAAGACCATAAGATAGATGAACGTTTAGAATATGTTTCTTATGTCAACCGGTTCCGGGTTTTGCTTCAGAGGGATTTTAAATCCGAAAAAAAAGTTTTGCATTACGCACAAGAGCTAAAAATTTCATCAAGAAAACTGACAGAAATGTGTGAATACGTTTACAGTAAATCTGCAAAACAGATTATAATTGAAAAAGTAAAGAATGAGTGTGAAAAAGCAATCAAATTCTCTCATTTTACAATGTCTGAAATAGCTTTTGATCTGGGTTTCAGCGATGAAGGAAATTTCAGCAATTTTGTAAAAAAGCATTGCGGAAAAAAACCTTCTGAAATGAGAAGAATGTTGGTATAA
- a CDS encoding TonB-dependent receptor, protein MRKSTLKISALGLMLSFASVFGQEKTDTLAVKKAIIATKTEEGVKTVTTSSKEDNNRNVMLNAANNTSPRDVNIGLPSTVGGITILENDLPAVYFFWPELPNKTWRQSVGLEKTGLLKMDQLANTMGDLGFAVNSYSQTGTKDFKLKGKFTTSTFGWLQGDVNVSGPISKNGWTYTAGAFVNYDPSTFKLGFARNVDETKIFRFGLTKYFNDNKGKISILYKYSDSYNVGNYAVFQYGENGKVTELDNFKIGRDSYVVNDGQIKMKDILTGQNYWASMAGNDNRSSAHNIDIFGNYLLNNGWNFKFSTRAHFSKVKMSTIIPLSIFNVDSSAGYTLASNGQAYSGAVGTQLAMHTPETPITSIAGRFTLGKQLGNHNVTFGVLEQYYNVDKFTSNRSFFFQTVGAQPQRLIGPNTDSDGFYNYNAGGEFHSGTENKVSVYGTDEWKVTDNFNVSYGLHLRNHSIDGEFSLTPRTVGFNFTDPNQFTQINKSFFQIAGSLNATYNISKNFGVIANFLYTEENRRLESYSQAFEPNTNKIKSPLGALGIFWNTDYIQLISQATYLKKNNNLNRYNLVNPLNTSQAQNTTVYYDIQTLGWTTDFVLKPFKGFNLHYLVTFQNPVYKKFNFNAFGKDYNYSDNNVLGVAKVLMEIDPSYTIDKWRFWASFRYFSKQYANLTNALYFAPRWETFGGVSYTVNKNLNVGATVINFLNQRGASGTINGAELITDASPYYGKLLTGTYIMPLTGQLSVSFNF, encoded by the coding sequence ATGAGAAAATCTACACTTAAAATCTCAGCCCTTGGCTTGATGCTTTCTTTTGCTTCAGTTTTTGGACAGGAAAAAACAGACACCCTTGCAGTAAAAAAAGCAATAATCGCAACTAAAACTGAAGAAGGCGTAAAAACCGTTACAACTTCATCAAAAGAAGACAACAACAGAAACGTAATGTTGAACGCTGCCAACAATACAAGCCCCAGAGATGTGAATATCGGCTTGCCATCAACGGTTGGCGGAATTACAATCCTTGAAAATGACTTGCCTGCAGTTTATTTCTTCTGGCCGGAACTTCCTAATAAAACATGGAGACAAAGTGTGGGTTTAGAAAAAACAGGACTTTTGAAAATGGATCAGCTGGCAAATACAATGGGCGATCTTGGTTTTGCAGTCAATTCTTATTCTCAAACAGGAACGAAAGATTTTAAATTAAAAGGAAAATTCACGACCAGTACTTTTGGATGGCTGCAAGGTGATGTCAATGTTTCCGGACCGATTTCTAAAAACGGCTGGACCTACACAGCCGGAGCTTTTGTGAATTACGATCCAAGTACCTTTAAGCTTGGTTTTGCCAGAAATGTGGATGAAACAAAGATTTTCAGATTTGGATTGACGAAGTATTTTAATGATAACAAAGGCAAGATCTCAATTTTATATAAATATTCAGATTCTTATAACGTAGGAAATTATGCTGTTTTTCAGTATGGTGAAAACGGAAAAGTTACGGAACTTGATAACTTCAAGATCGGTAGAGATTCTTATGTCGTGAATGACGGACAGATTAAAATGAAAGATATCCTTACAGGACAGAATTATTGGGCTTCTATGGCCGGAAACGATAACAGATCAAGCGCACATAATATCGATATTTTCGGTAATTATCTTCTGAATAACGGCTGGAATTTCAAATTCTCAACAAGAGCTCATTTCTCCAAAGTAAAAATGTCGACAATTATTCCTTTAAGTATCTTCAATGTTGATTCATCTGCAGGGTATACTTTGGCTTCAAACGGGCAGGCTTATTCGGGAGCGGTGGGAACACAGTTGGCAATGCATACTCCGGAAACACCGATTACCAGTATTGCAGGACGCTTTACTTTGGGCAAACAATTAGGTAATCACAACGTTACTTTTGGTGTTTTGGAGCAATATTATAATGTTGATAAATTCACTTCCAACAGGTCATTTTTCTTCCAGACAGTGGGTGCGCAGCCCCAGAGGTTGATTGGCCCCAATACAGACTCTGACGGATTCTATAATTATAATGCAGGCGGAGAATTCCACAGCGGAACAGAGAATAAAGTTTCAGTGTACGGAACTGATGAATGGAAAGTAACGGATAATTTTAATGTAAGTTATGGTTTACATTTAAGAAATCACAGTATTGATGGCGAATTTTCTTTAACACCCAGAACAGTAGGCTTCAATTTTACAGATCCAAATCAATTTACTCAAATTAATAAAAGCTTTTTCCAGATCGCAGGAAGCTTAAATGCAACTTATAACATCAGTAAAAACTTCGGTGTTATAGCAAATTTCTTGTATACAGAGGAAAACAGAAGGCTTGAAAGTTATTCTCAGGCATTCGAGCCCAATACAAACAAGATTAAAAGTCCGTTGGGCGCATTGGGAATATTCTGGAATACCGACTATATACAATTGATTTCGCAGGCGACTTATCTTAAAAAGAATAACAACCTGAACAGATACAATTTGGTAAATCCTTTGAACACTTCACAGGCCCAGAATACTACTGTTTATTATGACATTCAGACCTTGGGGTGGACAACGGATTTTGTTTTAAAACCATTCAAAGGTTTTAACCTTCATTATTTGGTGACGTTCCAAAATCCTGTTTATAAGAAATTTAATTTCAATGCTTTCGGAAAAGACTATAACTATAGCGATAACAATGTATTGGGTGTTGCTAAGGTTTTAATGGAAATTGATCCTAGTTATACGATTGATAAATGGAGATTCTGGGCAAGTTTCAGATATTTCTCAAAACAATATGCAAATCTTACCAATGCTCTGTACTTCGCACCAAGATGGGAAACTTTCGGTGGCGTAAGTTATACCGTGAACAAAAACCTGAATGTTGGTGCAACTGTTATCAACTTCCTGAACCAAAGAGGAGCAAGCGGAACCATAAACGGCGCCGAATTGATTACCGATGCAAGTCCGTACTACGGAAAACTGTTGACTGGAACGTACATTATGCCATTGACAGGACAATTATCCGTAAGCTTTAATTTCTAA
- a CDS encoding NUDIX hydrolase, whose translation MDSKELILKRSNEAKEIYIPHLSADPVIFGFDQNELKVLLLQMNYRHQWFLPGGYVKKDEDLDDAVVRILKERAGVNAVYLEEFGVFGKKNRSEAYFEDFDETLFHKQRFITIGYYALYNPSKINLTVDEYSDTCEWINVSRLSEIEMAMDHKEIVEKALQTLREKISIKPIGFNLLPEKFTLSELQKLYEAVLGKELNRGNFYRKIKNLGILKKLDEQRKGGAHKAPDLYSFDEEIYNKALENGLISW comes from the coding sequence ATGGACTCTAAAGAATTAATTTTAAAAAGATCAAATGAAGCTAAAGAGATCTACATCCCTCATCTATCCGCAGATCCTGTGATTTTTGGTTTTGACCAGAATGAGCTGAAGGTTCTGCTGCTACAGATGAATTACAGACACCAATGGTTTCTGCCGGGAGGTTATGTAAAAAAAGATGAAGATCTGGATGATGCAGTTGTCAGGATTTTGAAAGAAAGAGCCGGAGTCAACGCAGTTTATCTGGAGGAATTTGGTGTATTTGGTAAAAAAAACAGAAGTGAAGCTTATTTTGAGGACTTTGATGAGACATTATTCCACAAACAGAGATTTATTACAATCGGTTATTATGCTTTATACAATCCTTCAAAGATTAATCTGACAGTAGATGAATATAGTGATACCTGTGAATGGATTAATGTAAGCAGGCTTTCAGAAATAGAGATGGCAATGGATCACAAGGAAATTGTAGAAAAGGCATTACAGACTTTAAGAGAAAAAATCTCCATTAAACCAATTGGTTTCAATCTTTTACCGGAAAAGTTCACACTCTCCGAGCTTCAGAAATTATATGAAGCAGTCTTGGGAAAAGAACTTAACAGAGGCAATTTTTACCGAAAAATAAAAAACCTGGGCATACTTAAAAAGCTGGACGAACAAAGAAAAGGAGGCGCTCACAAAGCACCGGATCTTTATTCTTTTGATGAGGAAATTTATAATAAAGCCTTGGAAAACGGATTGATAAGCTGGTAA
- a CDS encoding glycoside hydrolase family 3 protein, with translation MKKSVFNIAALFLGVTVFSQNIQTVTNSKGPILGYSADSGVKILTVGGNKFKDLNKNGKLDKYEDWRLPVDERAKDLASKMSVEQIAGLMLYSGHQSVPAPADGFRAGKYNGMFYKESGAKAFDLTDQQKKFLKEDNLRHVLVTTVESPEIAGKWSNNIQAYIEGLGLGIPANNSTDPRHSATVTAEFNEGAGGQISLWPDGLAMGATFDPELVKKFGNIAAQEYRALGISTALSPQIDLGTEPRWYRIAYVFSESPELTADMARGYIDGFQTTIGNKNGWGTKSVNAMVKHWPGGGPEEGGRDGHWAMGKYAVYPGNNFQNHVKPFTEGAFKLNGGTKEAAAVMPYYTISFNQDTKNGENVGNGFSKYLITDLLRGKYGYDGVVCTDWLITSDEPKSPGGFAGKPWGVEKMSIAERHYKVLEAGVDQFGGNNDKGPVLEAYQMGVKEHGEKAYRAKFEQSAVRLLRNFFRTGLFENPYVNTDETKEIVGNPEFMKAGYDAQVKSIVMLKNKANILPVKERKTVYIPKRYSPATFNWWGIYTEPSLKSPVDLEMVKKHYNITEDPTKADFAIVFVQSPHSEEGGYSDIDAKEGGNGYVPISLQYKTYTATEAREKSIAAGDPVVAPTVHDRTFKNKTTTVTNSTDLLTIQNTYRAMNGKPVIVSVTASKPMVFNEFENHADAILINFNISNQAVVDIIAGKYEPSGLLPLQMPADMKTVETQKEDVPYDMVPHKDSEGHSYDFGYGMNWSGVIKDARTQKYHK, from the coding sequence ATGAAAAAATCAGTATTCAATATCGCCGCTTTATTTCTTGGGGTAACTGTATTTTCACAAAATATCCAGACCGTGACCAATTCCAAAGGTCCGATTTTGGGGTATTCTGCAGATTCTGGTGTGAAAATCCTGACCGTTGGCGGAAATAAATTCAAAGATTTAAACAAAAATGGAAAGCTTGACAAATATGAAGACTGGAGACTTCCAGTTGACGAAAGAGCAAAAGATTTGGCTTCAAAAATGTCGGTTGAGCAAATTGCAGGATTGATGTTGTACAGCGGACATCAATCGGTTCCGGCTCCTGCAGACGGTTTCAGAGCAGGGAAATACAACGGAATGTTCTACAAAGAAAGTGGTGCAAAAGCATTTGATTTAACAGATCAGCAGAAAAAATTCCTGAAAGAAGATAATCTTCGCCACGTTTTGGTAACAACGGTAGAATCTCCGGAAATTGCTGGAAAATGGAGCAACAATATCCAAGCTTACATTGAAGGTTTGGGATTAGGAATTCCTGCCAACAACAGTACAGACCCGAGACATTCGGCAACGGTAACGGCAGAATTTAATGAAGGAGCAGGTGGACAGATTTCCCTTTGGCCGGACGGTTTGGCAATGGGTGCAACGTTTGACCCGGAATTAGTTAAAAAATTCGGAAACATCGCCGCTCAGGAATACAGAGCGTTGGGAATTTCAACGGCTTTATCTCCTCAAATTGACTTGGGAACAGAACCTCGATGGTACAGAATTGCTTACGTTTTCAGTGAAAGCCCGGAACTGACGGCAGATATGGCGAGAGGTTACATTGACGGTTTCCAGACAACCATCGGAAATAAAAACGGATGGGGAACCAAAAGCGTAAATGCAATGGTAAAACACTGGCCGGGAGGCGGACCGGAAGAGGGTGGTCGCGACGGTCACTGGGCAATGGGGAAATATGCAGTTTATCCTGGAAATAATTTCCAAAATCACGTAAAACCTTTTACTGAAGGTGCTTTCAAATTAAATGGAGGAACTAAAGAAGCCGCAGCTGTAATGCCTTATTACACCATCAGTTTCAATCAGGATACGAAAAATGGAGAAAATGTCGGAAACGGTTTCAGTAAATATTTAATCACAGATTTACTGCGTGGAAAGTACGGTTACGACGGTGTAGTTTGTACCGATTGGCTGATTACATCCGATGAACCAAAATCTCCGGGAGGATTTGCGGGAAAACCCTGGGGTGTAGAAAAAATGTCCATCGCAGAGCGTCATTATAAAGTTTTGGAAGCTGGAGTTGACCAGTTCGGGGGAAACAATGACAAAGGTCCTGTTTTGGAAGCGTATCAAATGGGCGTAAAAGAGCACGGGGAAAAAGCTTATCGAGCAAAATTTGAGCAATCTGCAGTTCGATTATTGAGAAATTTCTTCAGAACTGGATTGTTTGAAAATCCTTACGTCAATACAGATGAAACCAAGGAAATCGTTGGTAATCCTGAATTTATGAAAGCAGGTTATGATGCTCAGGTTAAATCTATCGTGATGTTGAAAAACAAAGCTAATATTCTTCCTGTTAAAGAAAGAAAAACAGTTTATATTCCCAAGAGATATTCTCCCGCAACGTTCAACTGGTGGGGAATTTATACCGAACCCTCTTTAAAATCTCCGGTAGATTTGGAAATGGTAAAAAAACATTACAACATTACCGAAGACCCAACGAAAGCTGATTTTGCAATTGTTTTCGTACAAAGTCCGCACAGTGAAGAAGGCGGTTACAGCGACATCGATGCCAAAGAAGGCGGAAATGGCTATGTTCCGATTTCTTTACAGTACAAAACGTACACGGCAACAGAAGCGAGAGAAAAAAGCATCGCAGCAGGAGATCCCGTTGTTGCACCAACTGTTCACGACAGAACATTTAAAAACAAAACGACAACTGTTACCAATTCTACAGATCTTTTAACGATTCAGAACACGTACAGAGCAATGAACGGAAAACCCGTAATCGTTTCTGTGACGGCTTCCAAGCCAATGGTTTTTAATGAATTTGAAAATCATGCAGATGCGATTTTAATAAATTTTAATATATCAAATCAGGCAGTTGTAGATATTATTGCAGGGAAATATGAGCCTTCAGGATTACTTCCGCTTCAGATGCCGGCAGATATGAAAACGGTAGAGACTCAGAAAGAAGATGTTCCTTACGATATGGTTCCACACAAGGATTCAGAAGGTCATTCTTATGATTTCGGATACGGAATGAACTGGTCTGGAGTGATAAAAGATGCCAGAACCCAAAAATATCATAAGTAA
- a CDS encoding alpha/beta hydrolase yields the protein MKKLIIASAFLLGLSTINAQKSVPLYKGKAPGTENWTQKEAHQFNELFKTEVVFNVTQPSILVFEADKSKANGTVVIIAPGGGFQSLSINREGVDVAKKLAANGITAVVLKYRLLETKSNDPAKEMMESIKDRKSFDERTAPIKVMAGEDIKTAISYIRTHAKEMNINPEKLGVIGFSAGASVILESVLHSKDSSTIPNFAASIYGGPSQEILDTQIPSTPLPLFICAASDDQLKLAPKSVLLYTKWLGAGQPAELHIYEKGGHGFGMGVQNLPVDKWSDVYLDWLKFHKFL from the coding sequence ATGAAAAAATTAATCATAGCAAGTGCATTCCTTTTAGGATTAAGCACAATCAACGCTCAAAAATCAGTTCCGTTATATAAAGGAAAAGCGCCGGGAACAGAAAACTGGACGCAGAAAGAAGCACATCAATTCAATGAACTGTTCAAAACAGAAGTTGTTTTCAATGTAACGCAACCTTCCATTTTGGTCTTTGAAGCAGATAAATCAAAAGCAAACGGAACTGTTGTCATTATTGCTCCGGGTGGTGGTTTCCAAAGTTTATCCATCAATCGGGAAGGAGTTGATGTGGCTAAAAAATTAGCAGCCAACGGAATTACAGCAGTTGTTTTAAAATACAGATTATTGGAAACGAAATCCAATGATCCTGCGAAAGAAATGATGGAAAGCATCAAAGACAGAAAATCGTTTGACGAGAGAACAGCACCTATCAAAGTAATGGCAGGAGAAGACATCAAAACAGCAATTTCATATATCAGAACCCACGCAAAAGAAATGAACATCAACCCAGAAAAACTTGGTGTTATTGGTTTTTCTGCTGGTGCAAGTGTGATTCTGGAAAGCGTTCTTCACAGCAAAGATTCTTCCACAATACCAAATTTTGCAGCCTCGATCTATGGCGGACCAAGTCAGGAAATTTTAGATACTCAGATTCCTTCAACGCCACTGCCGTTGTTCATTTGTGCGGCAAGTGATGACCAGCTGAAACTGGCTCCGAAATCGGTATTGCTTTACACCAAATGGTTAGGAGCGGGACAACCTGCAGAGCTTCATATCTATGAAAAAGGTGGTCACGGTTTTGGAATGGGCGTTCAGAATTTACCTGTTGACAAATGGTCAGATGTTTATCTTGACTGGCTGAAGTTTCATAAGTTCTTATAG